A segment of the Armatimonadota bacterium genome:
GGGCGGAAGGACGGTTTCTCTACGATGCGGAGGGGAGGCGCTATCTGGACTTCTCCTCGGGGTTGGTGGCGGTCAACCTGGGGCACGCCCACCCCAGGATGGTGCAGGCGATCCAGGCGCAGGCGGAGCGGCTGTGTTATGCGCCGCCGTCCTTCTTCAACGACGCCCGGGCCGAGCTGGCAGAGGCACTGATCCAGATTGCGCCCTGGCCCGGTGAGGAAGGGCGAGTGTTCTTCACCACGGGGGGCGCGGAGGCCAATGAGGATGCCATCAAGATGGCCCGCCTGATCACCGGTCGGCGCAAGGTGCTCGCCTCCTACCGCTCCTTCCACGGCTCCACGGCGGGCGCCGCTACCCTGACCGGGGATGACCGCCGCTTTGCCGCCGAGCCTGGCATTCCTGAGGTGATCCACTTCTTTGCGCCCTACCCCTACCGCAGCCCCTTCTTCGCCACTGATCCGCAGGAAGAGACGCAACGGGCCCTGGCCCACCTGGAGACGGTGATGCAACTTGAGGGTCCGGAACGGGTGGCCGCCATCATCCTCGAGCCGGTGGTGGGCACCAATGGTGTGATCATCTATCCCGAGGGCTACCTGGCCGGGGTGCGGCGGATCGCTGACCGGCACCAGATTATCTTGATCTTCGACGAGGTGATGACCGGCTTTGGCCGCACCGGGACTCCCTTCGCCGCCCAACGGTTCGGGGTCACCCCGGACATGATCACCTTTGCCAAGGGGGTGACCTCGGCGTACGTGCCTCTGGGTGGGGTGCTGGTGCGGGAGTCGCTGGCCCGTCACTTTGACAGCAACGTCCTCTGGTGCGGCCACACCTTCTCCGGGCATCCCCTGGCGGTGGCGGTGGCCCGCGCAGCCCAGGCCGTCTACCGGGAGGAAGGGTTGTTCACGCGGGCGCAGGAGATCGAGGGGTGGCTGCGTCCCGCCCTGGAGGGATTCGCCCGTCGGCACCGCGTCGTGGGGGAGGCGCGGGGGATCGGCGCCTTCTTCGCGCTGGAACTGGTGCGGGACCCGCAGACCCGCGAGCCCCTGCTCTCCCGCTACGGCGGAGATCCTGAGATGCTCCGCGGCTTTCACGCCTCCCTGCGGGGCCGGGGAGTTTACGTCTTTGGCCGGCACAATATCCTCATCGTGGCTCCGCCGCTGACGATCACCCGGGAGGAAGCCGACCTGGGCCTGGAGGCGCTGGACGCCAGCCTGGA
Coding sequences within it:
- a CDS encoding aminotransferase class III-fold pyridoxal phosphate-dependent enzyme: MVEAADYQTRHARYVLTPWSAQAGLRPPVIVRAEGRFLYDAEGRRYLDFSSGLVAVNLGHAHPRMVQAIQAQAERLCYAPPSFFNDARAELAEALIQIAPWPGEEGRVFFTTGGAEANEDAIKMARLITGRRKVLASYRSFHGSTAGAATLTGDDRRFAAEPGIPEVIHFFAPYPYRSPFFATDPQEETQRALAHLETVMQLEGPERVAAIILEPVVGTNGVIIYPEGYLAGVRRIADRHQIILIFDEVMTGFGRTGTPFAAQRFGVTPDMITFAKGVTSAYVPLGGVLVRESLARHFDSNVLWCGHTFSGHPLAVAVARAAQAVYREEGLFTRAQEIEGWLRPALEGFARRHRVVGEARGIGAFFALELVRDPQTREPLLSRYGGDPEMLRGFHASLRGRGVYVFGRHNILIVAPPLTITREEADLGLEALDASLDELSLKAAA